From one Pseudanabaena sp. FACHB-2040 genomic stretch:
- a CDS encoding type IV pilin-like G/H family protein, which yields MKSTLKAKLIQHLLKNKKDGGFTLIELLVVIIIIGILAAIALPAFLNQANRARQSEATTYIGSINRAQQAYRLENRTFANEISLLGLGIQTSTEFYNYTKPALITGGTLSNSIFSSASPKDEALLGYTGATYILQDDRGNATTTALLCIAASPNTTPTVGISNPASRTTSVTAQLAKSPDCKS from the coding sequence ATGAAATCCACTCTAAAAGCTAAACTAATTCAACATCTTCTCAAGAACAAGAAAGACGGTGGTTTCACCCTGATTGAACTGTTGGTGGTTATCATCATCATCGGTATTCTGGCTGCGATCGCACTACCCGCCTTCTTGAACCAAGCCAACCGCGCTCGCCAATCTGAAGCAACCACCTACATCGGTTCCATCAACCGGGCGCAGCAAGCTTACCGTCTAGAGAACAGAACTTTCGCAAACGAGATTTCCCTGCTGGGCCTAGGTATTCAAACCTCAACCGAGTTTTACAACTACACGAAGCCTGCGCTGATAACTGGTGGCACCCTGTCAAACTCCATCTTCTCTTCTGCTAGTCCGAAAGATGAGGCTTTGTTAGGTTATACTGGCGCAACCTATATCCTGCAAGATGATAGGGGTAATGCAACAACTACCGCACTGCTGTGCATTGCAGCTTCTCCTAACACAACCCCTACAGTGGGTATTAGTAATCCTGCTTCAAGAACTACCAGTGTAACAGCGCAACTCGCTAAGTCTCCTGATTGCAAGAGCTAG
- a CDS encoding EamA family transporter, with protein MLGFFLVLLAAFFFCFQNVIVRVLFSLQPVFGLMQTGGFVEPTLPNSFLLLVMRTVLVVPLMAVLAPSLYPATWKDIRQLATVEKRRELRFALAGGLFMFLYLALLYLAIGLIPTGIALTLFFTYPVFTALFAWKLFGTRPSALLWGVMGLIFVGSTLTVPQATFSLAHNSALGVALAIASGIVYALYSVNAQKSFEHTHPVPFTWVSFATTLVLSGLSLLVWHGQLNDLPWTPLWIGSLLSGIVTLTGHLLNNIGIRIIGATTASLIASTNPALTVMLAWLAIQETLTGKQLIGVVIVTLSVALLSRNRSLSKAD; from the coding sequence ATCTTGGGTTTCTTTTTAGTACTGCTAGCAGCGTTTTTCTTTTGCTTCCAAAACGTGATTGTGCGGGTGTTGTTTAGCCTGCAGCCGGTGTTTGGGCTGATGCAGACAGGCGGGTTTGTAGAGCCAACGCTGCCCAACTCGTTTCTGCTGCTGGTAATGCGAACGGTGCTGGTGGTGCCGCTGATGGCAGTACTGGCCCCATCACTCTATCCGGCCACTTGGAAGGACATTCGTCAACTGGCCACAGTAGAAAAGCGGCGGGAGCTGAGATTTGCCCTGGCAGGGGGCCTCTTCATGTTCCTCTACCTGGCTCTGCTCTATTTGGCAATCGGCCTGATTCCCACTGGCATTGCCCTGACGCTGTTTTTTACCTACCCCGTGTTTACGGCGCTCTTTGCCTGGAAGCTGTTCGGCACTCGGCCCAGCGCCTTGCTCTGGGGGGTGATGGGGCTGATCTTTGTAGGCAGCACTCTGACAGTGCCCCAAGCCACCTTTTCCCTAGCCCACAACAGTGCTCTGGGCGTCGCTTTGGCAATTGCTTCAGGTATTGTCTACGCCCTCTACTCGGTCAATGCTCAAAAGAGCTTTGAGCACACTCACCCGGTGCCCTTTACCTGGGTCAGCTTTGCCACAACGCTGGTGCTGTCGGGTCTCAGCCTGCTGGTCTGGCACGGTCAGCTCAACGACTTGCCCTGGACTCCGCTGTGGATTGGTAGCCTGCTCTCAGGCATTGTCACCCTGACTGGGCACCTGTTGAACAATATCGGCATTCGCATCATCGGCGCGACAACGGCCTCTCTAATCGCCTCGACCAACCCGGCTCTAACGGTAATGCTAGCCTGGTTGGCGATTCAAGAAACGCTCACGGGCAAGCAACTCATCGGTGTGGTGATTGTGACGCTGAGCGTAGCGCTGCTGAGTCGCAATCGCAGTTTATCCAAAGCAGATTGA
- a CDS encoding M1 family metallopeptidase, which translates to MLNAHRLDTDNNSHKSFELPGARPHYNPDRPGQVEHIALDLALDLDNQVCEGTCTVQINPVRDGVKRLTLDAVSLQIQAVTVGTVPQDFDYDGEQLHIRLQQPTQAGEVLTLQIAYRAEQPQRGIYFIGPDQHYPNRPIQVWTQGEDEDSRFWFPCFDYPGQLATSEIRVRVPQQYQTISNGELVETVEEGAFKIYHWVQKQIHPTYLMALAVGDFDVIQDQWQGIPVTYYVEKGRKDEAQRTMGKTPQMIEFFSEKYGYTYAFPKYAQVCAADFIFGGMENTSCTILTDRCLLDERAALDNRNSESLVAHELAHQWFGDLLVINHWSHAWVKEGMATYSEVMWTEREYGDQEAAYYRLEAMRSYLSEDRSRYRRPMVTHVYREAIELYDRHIYEKGACVYHMIRTELGDDLFWRAIHTFVQTHAHQTVETIDLIRAIERTTGRNLRSLFDQYVFRGGHPDYKVAYSWDGDSNLAKITITQTQVKDGDTSSTSGLFDLRIPIGFGYVESSGEQPQVEVTPFTVRVHEREQSFFFPLAKKPDFVSFDVGNHRLKTVNLEYPLAELKAQLQYDPDPLSRIEAAGAIAKKGSLEAVNALTTALKAEPFWGVRAEVAEQLASIKLDQAAAGLLAALQDPEANVRRAVVEALGDVKTAESYEALRAVVEQGDPSYYVEAAAIRALGKVGAADVEGKTQGPATVTLLESILKERSGWNEVVRSGAIGALSHFKTSEAALNLILQYTELGVPQALRLAAVRALGPISTSQSKANLERILDRLEVISREPFFLTQVSVLIALGAMETPRAMTVLQSLADHTADGRVRQRAEEAVQRVQKNIGKDQAVQKLQQEIDELKKNNQELKSRLEALEAKAKS; encoded by the coding sequence ATGCTCAATGCCCATCGTTTGGATACCGACAACAATAGCCACAAGTCATTTGAACTGCCCGGTGCCCGCCCCCATTACAACCCCGACCGCCCCGGACAGGTAGAGCACATTGCCCTGGATTTGGCCCTGGATCTGGATAACCAGGTTTGTGAAGGCACCTGTACGGTGCAGATAAATCCGGTACGAGATGGTGTGAAGCGGTTAACGCTAGACGCAGTGAGCCTGCAGATTCAGGCGGTGACGGTGGGCACAGTTCCCCAAGACTTTGACTACGACGGAGAGCAGCTCCACATTCGGCTGCAGCAGCCAACCCAAGCAGGCGAGGTGTTGACCCTACAGATTGCCTACCGAGCCGAACAGCCTCAGCGCGGCATCTACTTCATCGGCCCCGACCAGCACTACCCCAATCGCCCTATTCAGGTGTGGACTCAAGGGGAAGACGAAGACTCCCGCTTCTGGTTCCCCTGCTTCGACTATCCCGGCCAACTGGCGACCTCAGAAATTCGGGTGCGGGTGCCCCAGCAGTACCAGACCATTTCCAACGGCGAACTGGTAGAAACCGTGGAGGAAGGCGCTTTCAAGATCTATCACTGGGTGCAGAAGCAGATCCACCCCACCTACTTGATGGCGCTGGCAGTGGGTGACTTCGACGTGATTCAAGACCAGTGGCAGGGCATTCCCGTCACCTACTACGTCGAGAAGGGCCGCAAGGACGAGGCCCAGCGCACGATGGGCAAAACGCCTCAGATGATTGAGTTTTTTAGCGAAAAGTACGGCTATACCTATGCTTTTCCCAAATATGCCCAGGTCTGCGCCGCTGACTTCATCTTCGGCGGCATGGAAAACACCTCCTGCACTATCCTCACCGACCGCTGCCTGCTAGATGAGCGGGCTGCCCTAGATAACCGCAACTCTGAGTCGCTCGTGGCCCACGAACTAGCCCACCAGTGGTTTGGTGATTTGCTGGTGATCAACCACTGGTCCCATGCTTGGGTTAAAGAGGGCATGGCTACCTACTCTGAGGTGATGTGGACCGAGCGCGAATACGGCGACCAGGAAGCTGCCTATTACCGCCTAGAGGCAATGCGCAGCTACCTCTCGGAGGACCGCAGCCGCTACCGTCGTCCGATGGTCACCCATGTCTACCGAGAAGCGATTGAGCTGTATGACCGCCACATCTACGAAAAAGGGGCCTGTGTCTACCACATGATTCGCACGGAGTTGGGAGATGACCTGTTCTGGCGGGCCATCCATACCTTTGTGCAGACCCACGCTCACCAAACGGTCGAAACCATTGACCTGATCCGGGCTATTGAAAGGACCACCGGCCGCAATCTGCGCTCCCTATTTGACCAGTACGTGTTCCGGGGCGGTCACCCTGACTACAAGGTGGCCTACAGCTGGGATGGTGACAGCAATCTAGCTAAGATCACCATTACCCAAACCCAGGTAAAAGATGGCGACACCAGCAGCACCAGCGGCCTATTTGACCTGCGAATTCCAATTGGCTTTGGCTACGTTGAGAGTTCTGGCGAGCAGCCCCAGGTAGAGGTCACGCCCTTTACCGTGCGGGTGCATGAGCGGGAGCAGAGCTTTTTCTTCCCGCTAGCGAAGAAGCCCGACTTCGTCAGCTTTGATGTGGGCAACCACAGGCTCAAAACTGTCAATCTAGAGTATCCGCTGGCTGAGCTTAAGGCCCAGCTGCAGTACGATCCCGACCCCCTATCAAGGATTGAGGCAGCGGGTGCGATCGCAAAGAAAGGCAGTCTAGAAGCCGTTAATGCCCTAACTACTGCCCTCAAAGCAGAGCCTTTTTGGGGGGTGCGGGCAGAAGTCGCTGAGCAACTCGCCTCAATCAAGCTAGATCAGGCTGCAGCGGGACTGCTAGCAGCCCTCCAAGACCCTGAAGCCAATGTTCGTCGGGCCGTTGTCGAAGCCCTAGGCGACGTGAAAACTGCCGAAAGCTATGAAGCGCTCAGAGCGGTAGTCGAGCAGGGCGATCCCAGCTACTACGTAGAAGCCGCCGCCATCCGCGCTTTGGGTAAAGTAGGTGCCGCTGACGTAGAAGGCAAAACCCAGGGCCCAGCAACCGTGACGCTGCTAGAGTCCATTCTTAAGGAGCGCTCAGGCTGGAATGAGGTCGTTCGCTCTGGGGCAATTGGGGCGCTCAGCCATTTCAAGACCTCCGAAGCAGCCCTCAACTTGATTCTGCAATATACCGAACTGGGCGTGCCCCAGGCGCTGCGGCTGGCGGCGGTACGGGCATTGGGCCCCATCTCGACTAGCCAAAGCAAAGCCAACCTAGAGCGGATTTTAGACCGCCTAGAGGTCATCTCTCGCGAACCTTTCTTCCTCACCCAGGTTTCTGTCCTGATTGCCTTGGGCGCAATGGAAACTCCCCGCGCGATGACAGTCCTGCAGTCCTTGGCAGACCACACTGCCGATGGTCGAGTCCGGCAGCGCGCTGAGGAAGCCGTGCAGCGAGTTCAAAAGAACATCGGCAAAGACCAGGCGGTGCAAAAGCTGCAGCAGGAGATCGATGAACTCAAGAAAAACAATCAGGAACTTAAGAGCCGCCTAGAAGCGTTGGAGGCCAAAGCTAAAAGCTGA
- a CDS encoding sulfite exporter TauE/SafE family protein encodes MLDLFLITSLGFLGSFGHCLGMCGPLTVAFSLGHPAEAVPSRWQSVRFHLLLNLGRLLSYALIGAVIGGIGSVLVAGGQVAGIGSGLRRAMALGTGGLLIWFGLAQVSPGLLPKLPFLHPMLQGQLHERLQKTLTRFSLSRQWWTPLLLGLVWGLIPCGFLYAAQIKAAETAHPAIGAATMLAFGLGTLPIMLGVGLSASWLGQDRRSQLFRLGGWLTLLIGVLTLMRTGEAMTDYAGYGALVALVLALVARPISKLWSGPLRYRRVLGVGAFILSLAHSVQMVEHSWGWNFRAFEFMLPRHQWGVIMGASALVLMLPLALTSTDWAQRALGTFWRNLHLLSIPALLLCTLHCLMLGTRYLGSGHLSLSQSIHTGMFVSVVGLALMMRSHWLWSLLSLDRYYVPPKRS; translated from the coding sequence ATGCTCGACCTGTTTTTGATCACCAGCCTGGGGTTTTTGGGCAGTTTTGGCCACTGCTTGGGCATGTGTGGCCCACTTACGGTGGCCTTTTCCCTGGGGCACCCTGCTGAGGCGGTTCCTTCTCGCTGGCAGTCGGTGAGATTTCACCTGCTGCTGAATTTGGGGCGGCTTTTGAGCTATGCCTTGATCGGTGCTGTTATTGGCGGCATTGGTTCAGTGCTGGTGGCAGGGGGGCAGGTGGCTGGCATCGGCAGCGGCCTGCGGCGGGCAATGGCGCTGGGAACCGGCGGGCTGCTGATTTGGTTTGGGCTGGCCCAAGTGAGTCCGGGGCTGTTGCCCAAACTGCCGTTTCTGCACCCCATGCTACAAGGGCAGCTGCACGAGCGGCTGCAAAAGACGTTGACCCGCTTCTCGCTCAGCCGTCAGTGGTGGACGCCGCTGCTGCTAGGGTTGGTATGGGGGCTAATTCCCTGTGGATTTCTCTACGCTGCTCAGATCAAGGCCGCCGAGACGGCTCATCCGGCGATTGGAGCTGCTACTATGCTGGCTTTTGGCCTAGGTACGCTTCCAATCATGCTAGGGGTAGGACTATCTGCCAGCTGGCTGGGCCAAGACCGACGCAGCCAGCTATTTCGCTTGGGCGGTTGGTTGACGCTGCTGATTGGCGTGCTAACGCTGATGCGAACTGGCGAAGCCATGACTGACTACGCTGGCTATGGGGCACTGGTGGCGCTGGTGCTGGCGCTAGTGGCGCGGCCTATCAGCAAGCTCTGGAGCGGGCCTTTGCGCTACCGCCGAGTGCTGGGTGTGGGTGCGTTTATCCTTTCTCTGGCCCACAGTGTGCAGATGGTAGAGCATAGCTGGGGCTGGAACTTTCGGGCCTTTGAGTTTATGCTGCCCAGGCATCAGTGGGGCGTAATCATGGGGGCTTCGGCCCTAGTATTGATGCTGCCGCTGGCACTGACTAGCACCGACTGGGCCCAGCGAGCGTTGGGAACTTTTTGGCGTAACCTTCATCTTTTGAGTATTCCTGCCCTGCTGCTGTGTACCCTTCACTGTCTGATGTTGGGCACTCGTTATCTCGGGTCGGGGCATTTAAGCCTGTCTCAGTCGATTCATACAGGTATGTTTGTGAGCGTGGTGGGACTGGCGCTGATGATGCGATCGCACTGGCTCTGGTCTCTGTTGTCTCTGGATCGTTACTATGTTCCGCCAAAGCGTTCTTAA
- the ruvB gene encoding Holliday junction branch migration DNA helicase RuvB translates to MAIISSKQPPDSSGDAQPSRARSKPEQSAAEVLTPALSLVRDGEPEDDERKGPDDSLRPKRLADYIGQKALKEVLDIAIQAAKSRQEPLDHLLLYGPPGLGKTTMALILAQEMGVECKITTAPALERPRDIAGLLVNLKPGDVLFIDEIHRLPRVTEEILYPAMEDSRLDITIGKGQSARTRSIPLQPFTLVGATTRVGALTSPLRDRFGLIQRLRFYEIDELTQIVIRTAQVLNTPIEAAGAAEIARRARGTPRIANRLLRRVRDYVEVKASGPITETIAAEALELFNVDPCGLDWTDRRLLTLMIENFSGGPVGVDTMAAATGEDAQTIEEVYEPYLMQIGYLQRTPRGRVITAAACRHLGYDAKTVPFAVGGQQLPLL, encoded by the coding sequence ATGGCGATTATTTCCTCCAAGCAGCCTCCTGACAGTTCTGGCGATGCCCAGCCATCGCGCGCTCGATCCAAGCCGGAGCAGTCTGCGGCAGAGGTGCTGACTCCAGCGCTGTCGCTGGTGCGCGATGGTGAACCTGAAGACGATGAGCGCAAAGGTCCCGACGATAGCCTGCGGCCCAAGCGGCTAGCTGACTATATCGGTCAAAAGGCGCTGAAGGAAGTACTCGATATTGCCATTCAAGCTGCCAAGTCGCGCCAAGAGCCGCTCGATCACCTGCTGCTCTATGGGCCGCCCGGCCTGGGCAAAACGACGATGGCGCTAATTTTGGCCCAGGAAATGGGCGTGGAGTGCAAGATCACCACAGCTCCGGCTTTGGAGCGGCCCCGTGATATTGCTGGCCTGCTGGTGAACCTGAAACCGGGCGATGTACTGTTTATTGACGAAATTCACCGCCTGCCTCGCGTTACTGAAGAGATTCTTTATCCGGCCATGGAAGATTCGCGGCTGGATATCACAATTGGTAAGGGCCAGAGCGCCCGCACTCGCAGCATTCCACTGCAGCCGTTTACGCTGGTGGGGGCAACCACGCGGGTAGGGGCGTTGACTTCGCCGCTGCGCGATCGCTTTGGCCTGATCCAGCGGCTGCGATTTTACGAGATTGATGAACTTACCCAAATTGTGATCCGCACGGCCCAGGTGCTGAATACTCCGATTGAGGCGGCTGGCGCGGCAGAAATTGCCCGTCGAGCCCGAGGCACCCCTCGAATTGCTAACCGGTTGCTCAGGCGGGTGCGCGACTATGTCGAGGTGAAAGCCTCTGGCCCCATCACTGAAACCATTGCCGCTGAGGCGCTAGAACTCTTTAACGTCGATCCTTGTGGGTTGGACTGGACCGATCGACGTCTGCTAACGCTGATGATCGAAAACTTTAGTGGTGGGCCAGTGGGGGTCGATACGATGGCGGCAGCCACCGGAGAAGATGCCCAAACAATTGAGGAAGTCTACGAACCCTACCTGATGCAGATTGGCTACCTGCAAAGAACCCCCCGAGGCCGCGTGATTACTGCCGCTGCCTGCCGCCACCTGGGCTACGATGCCAAAACAGTCCCGTTTGCTGTGGGTGGGCAACAGCTGCCGTTGCTGTAG
- a CDS encoding NAD(P)-dependent oxidoreductase, translating to MSLSNQPSSSPPQQAAAKRIFITGASGCIGHYIVEALLEGTPHELFLLVRDPGRLKLPLQGNPRVHILQGDLGQIDQFAELLSTIDVAVLAAACWGGSEQLVFDINLNRNLDLINLLDPQRCEQVIYFSTASILDRQNQPLKEAGEIGTDYIRSKYECHRHLPKLVLYPKLTTVFPTLVFGGDKDKPYSFISAGLADVTKWLGLIRFLKADGGFHFAHAQDIAWVIRYLIEHPSQNGYREYVLGNPGLTVDQAVEEASAYVGKPILFRIPLSPKLADVIIRVFRIQMAPWDYFCVRYRHFVYANAVSPATFGLQPYCPTLADLFRVHGIMPR from the coding sequence TTGAGTCTTTCGAATCAACCCTCTTCTTCTCCGCCCCAGCAGGCTGCGGCCAAGCGCATCTTCATTACTGGCGCTAGCGGCTGCATTGGGCACTACATTGTGGAAGCGCTGCTAGAGGGCACCCCCCACGAACTATTTCTGCTGGTACGCGACCCTGGCAGGCTGAAGCTGCCGCTACAGGGCAATCCGCGAGTCCACATCCTGCAGGGCGATCTCGGACAGATCGATCAATTCGCCGAGCTGCTTTCTACCATAGATGTAGCGGTGCTGGCGGCAGCCTGTTGGGGTGGCAGCGAGCAACTGGTCTTTGACATCAATCTCAACCGCAATTTAGACCTGATCAACCTGCTTGACCCGCAGCGGTGTGAGCAGGTCATTTACTTTTCTACCGCCAGCATTCTCGATCGGCAAAATCAGCCCCTGAAAGAAGCGGGCGAAATCGGCACTGACTATATTCGAAGCAAGTATGAATGCCATCGACACCTGCCCAAACTGGTGCTATACCCCAAACTTACGACCGTGTTCCCAACCCTAGTGTTTGGAGGTGATAAAGACAAACCCTACTCTTTTATCTCCGCTGGGCTAGCAGACGTTACCAAATGGCTGGGTCTAATTCGCTTTCTCAAAGCAGATGGCGGTTTCCACTTTGCCCACGCTCAAGACATTGCCTGGGTAATTCGCTATTTGATCGAGCACCCCTCTCAGAATGGCTATCGTGAATACGTGCTGGGCAACCCTGGCCTGACTGTCGATCAGGCAGTCGAAGAGGCCAGCGCCTACGTGGGTAAACCGATTCTTTTCCGCATTCCGCTGTCTCCAAAGTTAGCAGATGTGATTATTCGGGTGTTTCGTATTCAGATGGCTCCATGGGACTATTTCTGTGTTCGCTACCGCCATTTTGTGTATGCCAATGCGGTCAGTCCAGCCACTTTTGGCCTGCAGCCCTACTGCCCCACCCTAGCCGATCTATTCCGTGTACACGGGATTATGCCTAGATAG
- a CDS encoding class I SAM-dependent methyltransferase: MNAIAAPNLLSSLINRVLAIKPLFNLAKGRARAMMIERAESIGVPWRERVQQLRSRHTPADFASDWESELAAIRNPDLSYPDYYVNSFHAYEEGNLGWLPALEVEVAAHAVHARIWPEAGAQGDAKLRQSYHDLLKAQLPQAPKDIIDLGCGVGMSTLTLQATFPRAQLTGVDLSPYFLTVAQYRCNEGSSSDGAAGVRWHHAAAEATGLPDAAYDLASACLVFHELPQSAAKAILQEARRLLRPGGHLAIMDMNPRSEVFAQMPPFVLTLLKSTEPYLDEYFALDFEQAFIEAGFEPPVVTCNSPRHRTLVARVR; encoded by the coding sequence ATGAATGCGATCGCAGCGCCCAATCTTCTCTCTAGCCTGATCAACCGAGTTCTTGCCATCAAGCCCCTCTTCAACCTAGCTAAAGGTCGCGCCCGCGCCATGATGATCGAGCGGGCTGAGTCGATTGGGGTGCCCTGGCGAGAACGCGTGCAGCAGTTGCGATCGCGCCACACCCCTGCTGACTTTGCCTCTGATTGGGAGTCAGAGCTAGCCGCCATCCGCAATCCTGACTTGAGCTATCCCGACTACTACGTCAACAGCTTCCACGCCTATGAGGAAGGCAACCTGGGCTGGCTACCTGCTCTGGAAGTTGAGGTCGCAGCCCATGCCGTCCATGCCCGCATCTGGCCGGAAGCGGGAGCCCAAGGCGATGCCAAGCTGCGCCAGAGCTATCACGATTTGCTGAAGGCCCAGCTGCCGCAGGCCCCCAAAGACATCATCGACTTGGGCTGTGGCGTTGGCATGAGCACCCTGACGCTGCAGGCAACCTTTCCCAGGGCCCAACTGACCGGGGTAGACTTATCTCCCTATTTTTTGACGGTGGCTCAGTACCGCTGTAACGAAGGCTCTAGTTCTGATGGGGCTGCCGGAGTGCGCTGGCACCATGCAGCTGCAGAGGCGACCGGCTTGCCCGATGCAGCCTACGATCTGGCTTCGGCCTGCCTGGTTTTCCACGAGTTGCCCCAAAGTGCTGCTAAGGCCATTCTCCAAGAGGCCCGTCGTCTGCTGCGCCCAGGAGGGCACTTGGCAATCATGGATATGAACCCCCGCTCAGAAGTCTTTGCCCAAATGCCGCCCTTTGTGTTGACCCTGCTAAAAAGCACCGAGCCTTATCTAGACGAATACTTTGCTCTAGATTTCGAGCAGGCTTTTATTGAGGCCGGATTTGAGCCGCCAGTGGTAACCTGCAACAGCCCCCGCCACCGCACCCTAGTCGCGCGGGTTCGCTAG
- a CDS encoding TIGR01458 family HAD-type hydrolase — MTSARAPINGLLLDLNGVFYVSHRTLQGAVSTVERLKESGIPHRFATNNTTESVADLSRHLKAIGLPIEPESIISAPYAAVLYLRQKGNPTIFPLLSKETRQDFEEFNVSETAADVVVLGDMGDEWSYQALNRAFKLILKGAELIALHKAKYWQWEAGLQLDIGAFATALEFATDQQATVIGKPNAAFFNLALKDLGLPPEQVAMVGDDIEDDIGGAQALGIQGILVKSGKYRESLVQKSAVVPDMVVDSLDDMLKLIGI; from the coding sequence ATGACAAGTGCACGTGCTCCCATCAACGGGCTGTTGCTGGATCTCAATGGCGTTTTCTACGTCTCCCATAGAACCCTACAAGGCGCTGTCAGCACCGTTGAAAGGCTGAAGGAATCGGGAATTCCCCATCGGTTTGCGACCAATAACACAACTGAGTCGGTAGCAGACCTCAGCCGCCACCTAAAAGCGATAGGTCTGCCCATTGAGCCAGAGTCAATCATCAGCGCCCCCTACGCTGCCGTGCTCTACCTACGTCAGAAAGGCAATCCGACGATCTTTCCCCTGCTCTCTAAAGAAACCCGGCAAGACTTTGAAGAGTTTAATGTGTCAGAAACCGCTGCCGATGTCGTTGTGCTCGGTGATATGGGAGATGAGTGGAGCTATCAGGCCCTCAACCGTGCCTTTAAGCTCATTCTCAAAGGAGCAGAATTGATAGCCCTACATAAGGCTAAATACTGGCAGTGGGAGGCCGGTCTACAGCTCGATATCGGTGCCTTTGCAACGGCTCTGGAGTTTGCCACCGACCAACAGGCAACCGTTATCGGTAAACCCAATGCCGCCTTCTTTAATCTGGCGCTGAAAGACCTGGGCCTGCCGCCGGAGCAGGTGGCTATGGTGGGTGACGATATTGAGGACGATATCGGCGGGGCTCAAGCTCTAGGGATTCAAGGGATTCTGGTAAAGAGCGGCAAATACCGGGAGTCGCTAGTCCAGAAGTCGGCAGTGGTACCCGATATGGTGGTCGATTCCCTGGACGACATGCTGAAGTTGATAGGGATTTGA
- a CDS encoding type IV pilin-like G/H family protein, with product MKRPNLYPRLTRPQPLCRLKSTDSSGFTLIEMLVVIVIMAILAAIAFPAFLGQVRRAQETEALTYMGSINRAQQAYRLDSPTFANSIEKLGIGLLTDTSLYQYSVLQGSSLVAVSAAIPQDVSLKGFTGIVYVHIGPHGTATTTSKLCHGDPTHSLAPSVAVSGTQVSISSCDDI from the coding sequence ATGAAAAGGCCCAATCTTTACCCCCGACTAACACGGCCGCAGCCCCTTTGCCGCCTTAAGTCAACGGACTCCTCTGGTTTCACCCTGATTGAAATGCTGGTCGTCATTGTCATTATGGCGATCTTGGCTGCGATCGCATTTCCCGCTTTCCTCGGTCAAGTCCGTCGCGCTCAGGAAACCGAAGCCCTAACCTACATGGGGTCGATTAACCGCGCTCAGCAGGCTTACCGCCTCGACAGCCCTACCTTTGCCAACTCAATTGAGAAGCTCGGCATTGGTTTACTGACAGATACCTCTTTATATCAATACAGCGTGCTGCAGGGTTCGTCTCTGGTAGCTGTCTCAGCGGCAATTCCCCAAGACGTCTCGCTGAAGGGGTTTACCGGTATTGTCTATGTCCACATTGGGCCTCATGGCACAGCTACCACCACTTCTAAGCTCTGTCATGGCGACCCAACTCATTCTCTGGCTCCCTCGGTTGCTGTTTCAGGCACCCAGGTAAGCATCTCTAGCTGCGATGACATTTAA
- a CDS encoding tetratricopeptide repeat protein translates to MGLSSIFSKVLGLVLALWVGLAYGGSALAQSAASDPAIFSPGDIQTITELKQSAFAASQAGQFAAAEDLWSELIEYLPDEPAVWSNRGNTRVSQNKLTEALADYTQAIELAPNEPDPYLNRGAALEGLGRWEDAIADYTHLLTINSKDAAAYNNRGNARAGLGQWEAALKDYREAVTLDPQFSFARINEALALYQIGETDQAIRQFRGLSRKYPNFPDARAALTAALWEAGQRGEAESNWVAVVGLDGRYKDLDWVRTVRRWPPAMVAALEKFLNL, encoded by the coding sequence ATGGGGTTGTCTTCTATTTTCTCCAAGGTTTTGGGGCTGGTTTTGGCTCTATGGGTGGGGCTAGCCTATGGCGGCAGCGCCTTGGCTCAGTCTGCCGCCTCTGATCCTGCGATCTTTTCTCCCGGCGATATTCAGACCATCACTGAGTTAAAACAGTCGGCTTTTGCTGCATCCCAGGCAGGTCAGTTTGCCGCTGCTGAAGATCTGTGGAGCGAACTGATCGAGTACCTGCCCGATGAACCGGCTGTCTGGAGCAACCGGGGCAACACGCGGGTGAGCCAAAACAAGCTGACCGAGGCGCTAGCAGACTACACCCAGGCCATTGAACTGGCCCCTAATGAACCTGATCCTTATCTGAACCGGGGAGCGGCCCTAGAAGGTTTGGGGCGGTGGGAAGATGCGATCGCAGACTACACCCACCTCCTTACAATCAACTCTAAAGATGCGGCTGCCTACAACAATCGAGGCAATGCCAGAGCGGGGCTAGGCCAGTGGGAGGCAGCCCTCAAAGACTACCGTGAGGCTGTAACGCTAGACCCACAGTTTTCCTTTGCCCGCATTAATGAAGCCTTGGCGCTCTATCAAATCGGGGAGACAGATCAGGCCATCCGTCAGTTTCGGGGGCTCAGCCGCAAGTATCCCAACTTCCCCGATGCCCGAGCAGCGCTCACAGCAGCCCTGTGGGAAGCTGGCCAGCGGGGAGAAGCCGAGAGCAACTGGGTGGCTGTAGTGGGCCTAGATGGGCGCTACAAAGACCTCGACTGGGTGCGCACGGTGCGGCGCTGGCCTCCGGCGATGGTGGCAGCGCTAGAGAAGTTTTTGAATTTATAA